One [Clostridium] saccharolyticum WM1 DNA segment encodes these proteins:
- a CDS encoding glycoside hydrolase family 1 protein has product MRFKDNFLWGGSIAAHQCEGAYEEGQKGLGIMDLVTVGAYGKPREIHKQLSGSAHYPSHHGIDFYHRYKEDIALLAEMGFKALRLSIDWSRIYPKGEENLPNQEGILFYQKVVDELKRYGIEPIVTLYHFEMPVHLVSKYGSWANRKVIDYYLTFCRTMFEALKGNVRYWVTFNEMNHIDPQTEASDIFTYMIAGLKYSELENKKQTLATIGYNMTLASCLAVKLGHAIDPQTQIGCVFGIEPVYPIDCNPINVMNAFKQMDRDFYQIDAMCNGQFPSYKIQEYKSQGIKIAVSEEDRQAFRDGTIDFIGMNYYASSVAEYEGSEEGKSALFGGLQNPYLEASKWGWTIDPVGLRYLLNYTYRKYGIPIIVTENGLGAVDQLTENRKIHDEYRMDYLKKHIAQLKKAVEMDQVDCFGYLTWAPIDLVSATTGQMSKRYGFIYVDLNDHGEGSMDRIKKDSFEWFKRVIETNGENLT; this is encoded by the coding sequence ATGAGATTCAAGGACAATTTTTTATGGGGTGGCAGCATTGCCGCCCACCAATGCGAAGGTGCTTATGAGGAAGGACAGAAAGGCTTAGGGATCATGGATCTTGTGACTGTAGGAGCCTATGGAAAGCCAAGGGAAATCCATAAACAGCTATCCGGATCTGCCCATTATCCGTCTCATCATGGAATTGATTTTTATCACCGCTACAAAGAGGATATTGCTCTTTTGGCAGAAATGGGGTTTAAAGCTTTAAGGCTGTCCATTGACTGGTCAAGAATTTATCCAAAAGGAGAGGAAAATCTCCCGAACCAGGAAGGAATCCTGTTCTATCAAAAAGTTGTAGATGAATTAAAAAGGTATGGAATAGAGCCTATTGTAACTTTGTATCATTTTGAAATGCCTGTCCATTTGGTGTCAAAATACGGTTCCTGGGCAAACAGAAAGGTAATTGATTATTATTTAACGTTTTGCCGGACAATGTTTGAGGCGTTGAAAGGAAACGTAAGATACTGGGTCACATTTAATGAAATGAACCATATCGATCCTCAAACTGAGGCAAGCGATATCTTTACCTATATGATTGCCGGGTTAAAATATTCTGAATTGGAGAATAAAAAGCAGACTCTTGCGACTATTGGTTACAACATGACTCTTGCAAGCTGTCTGGCCGTTAAGCTGGGTCATGCCATAGACCCGCAGACCCAGATAGGCTGTGTGTTTGGAATCGAACCGGTTTATCCTATCGATTGCAATCCAATAAACGTAATGAATGCGTTCAAACAAATGGACCGTGATTTTTATCAGATTGACGCCATGTGCAACGGACAGTTTCCTTCTTATAAAATCCAGGAATACAAATCGCAGGGAATCAAAATTGCTGTCAGCGAGGAAGATCGCCAGGCTTTTCGTGATGGAACAATCGATTTTATTGGGATGAATTATTACGCATCGTCAGTTGCTGAATATGAAGGGTCAGAAGAAGGAAAAAGCGCCCTGTTTGGCGGCCTGCAAAATCCTTATCTGGAAGCAAGCAAATGGGGCTGGACCATTGACCCTGTGGGCCTTCGGTATTTGCTGAATTATACTTACCGGAAATATGGGATCCCGATTATTGTTACGGAAAATGGACTTGGTGCGGTGGATCAATTAACGGAAAACAGGAAAATCCATGATGAATATCGAATGGATTATTTGAAAAAACACATTGCCCAGCTAAAAAAAGCAGTTGAAATGGATCAGGTGGATTGCTTTGGCTATTTAACATGGGCACCAATTGACCTGGTCAGTGCCACAACAGGACAAATGAGCAAGCGTTACGGATTTATTTATGTGGATCTGAATGATCATGGGGAAGGATCCATGGACCGGATAAAAAAAGATTCCTTTGAATGGTTTAAACGGGTAATTGAAACAAACGGAGAAAACCTCACCTGA
- the miaB gene encoding tRNA (N6-isopentenyl adenosine(37)-C2)-methylthiotransferase MiaB: MNDINMTYEEALSHAPQEEPARQYFFIERCQDILENLKEVSGKEQLTFHIATFGCQMNSRDSEKLQGILEAIGFVEHDTEEADFVLYNTCTVRENANDRVYGRLGYLNSLKKKNPYMMIALCGCMMQEEEVVAKIKKSYRFVDIIFGTHNIFKLAELMYERLEEKKMVVDIWEGTDRIVEDLPTERKYSFKSGVNIMFGCNNFCSYCIVPYVRGRERSRSPKDILEEIKQLVNDGVVEIMLLGQNVNSYGKTLDTPVSFAELLTQIDQVEGLERIRFMTSHPKDLSDELIKAMKNSKKVCHHLHLPLQSGSSRILKVMNRKYTKEQYLELVEKIRTAIPDISLTTDIIVGFPGETEEDFNETLEVVRKVRFDSAFTFIYSKRTGTPAAKMEEQVSEEAIKNRFDRLLDEVKNISSEVCGREVHTVQKVLAEEVNDHEEGLLTGRLGNNTTVHFKGDSSLIGKIVDVYLDESRGFYYMGTLRP, from the coding sequence ATGAATGATATAAATATGACTTACGAAGAAGCCCTCAGCCATGCCCCCCAGGAGGAGCCTGCAAGACAATACTTTTTTATAGAACGCTGTCAGGATATTCTGGAAAATTTAAAGGAAGTCTCAGGAAAAGAGCAGCTTACCTTTCACATCGCCACCTTCGGCTGCCAGATGAATTCCAGAGATTCCGAAAAGCTTCAAGGGATCTTAGAGGCCATCGGGTTTGTGGAACATGACACGGAAGAGGCTGACTTTGTTCTTTATAATACTTGTACCGTCAGAGAAAATGCCAATGACAGAGTCTACGGACGTCTTGGTTATTTAAACAGCTTAAAAAAGAAAAATCCTTATATGATGATTGCTCTTTGCGGCTGCATGATGCAGGAAGAAGAAGTAGTTGCAAAGATCAAAAAGAGCTACCGCTTTGTGGATATTATTTTTGGCACTCATAACATCTTTAAACTGGCAGAGCTTATGTATGAACGCCTGGAAGAAAAAAAGATGGTGGTTGACATCTGGGAGGGAACGGACCGGATTGTGGAGGATCTCCCCACGGAACGGAAGTACTCCTTTAAATCCGGCGTTAATATTATGTTTGGATGCAACAATTTCTGCAGCTACTGCATCGTGCCTTATGTACGGGGCAGGGAACGGAGCCGCAGCCCCAAAGACATTCTGGAAGAGATAAAGCAGCTGGTAAATGACGGCGTTGTAGAGATCATGCTTTTAGGGCAAAACGTCAACTCATACGGAAAGACCCTGGATACACCCGTAAGCTTTGCAGAACTTCTGACCCAGATCGATCAGGTGGAAGGCCTGGAGCGGATCCGCTTTATGACTTCCCATCCAAAGGATTTGTCAGACGAACTGATTAAAGCCATGAAAAATTCAAAAAAGGTTTGCCACCATCTTCACCTGCCTCTTCAGTCAGGCAGCAGCCGGATTTTAAAGGTCATGAACCGGAAATACACCAAGGAACAGTATCTGGAGCTTGTAGAAAAAATCCGGACAGCCATTCCGGATATTTCTCTGACCACAGATATCATTGTAGGATTCCCCGGCGAGACAGAAGAAGATTTTAACGAAACTCTTGAAGTGGTGAGAAAGGTACGTTTTGACAGCGCCTTTACTTTTATCTACTCCAAACGTACCGGAACACCGGCAGCAAAGATGGAGGAACAGGTTTCTGAAGAAGCAATAAAGAACCGTTTTGACCGTCTGCTGGATGAAGTAAAGAACATCTCCTCTGAGGTCTGCGGAAGAGAGGTACACACCGTTCAGAAGGTACTTGCAGAAGAAGTGAATGATCATGAGGAAGGTCTTTTAACCGGCCGCTTAGGTAATAACACTACCGTTCATTTTAAGGGAGATTCTTCTCTGATAGGAAAAATCGTGGACGTATATCTGGATGAATCCAGAGGATTTTACTACATGGGAACTTTAAGGCCATAA
- a CDS encoding PRD domain-containing protein — translation MRVKKILNNNIAIVEKGGHESIVYSTGISFKKKVGQLITDSEIEKTYVLDSKDRLEHLSYLLTNTDDKTIGLINDFVDYGEKILKQKANDYLYLALLDHITFAWKRGKKNQFIRSPLSWEVQKFYPVYYKIGLHALQMMRECYQIDFPDDEAVSIALHFVNIQEEKSLLDEKIKDMETLQDMLNIIKYHFNLSFDESSMNYMRLVTHLQYFIERLRKDKNHGQSDSILFQQVKEIYPYAYTAVEKIDIYVKKKFNQYLTQDEYAYLMIHINRILERKENES, via the coding sequence GTGCGGGTAAAAAAGATACTCAATAATAACATTGCAATTGTTGAAAAAGGAGGCCATGAATCGATCGTCTATTCAACGGGGATTTCTTTCAAAAAAAAAGTTGGCCAACTAATTACAGACTCCGAAATTGAAAAGACGTATGTATTAGATTCCAAAGACCGCCTTGAGCATTTAAGCTATTTACTCACCAATACCGATGATAAAACCATTGGTCTGATTAATGATTTCGTTGATTATGGTGAAAAAATATTAAAACAAAAAGCAAATGATTATTTATATCTGGCCTTACTTGACCATATTACTTTTGCCTGGAAACGAGGGAAGAAAAATCAGTTTATCCGCAGTCCTTTATCCTGGGAGGTTCAAAAGTTTTATCCGGTATATTATAAAATCGGTCTCCATGCTTTGCAGATGATGAGGGAATGCTATCAAATTGATTTTCCTGATGACGAAGCTGTTTCAATCGCCTTACACTTTGTAAATATCCAGGAAGAAAAATCTCTTCTGGATGAAAAAATTAAAGATATGGAAACGCTCCAGGATATGCTGAACATTATCAAATATCATTTTAATCTCTCCTTTGATGAATCTTCAATGAACTATATGCGGCTAGTAACACATCTTCAATATTTTATTGAACGCTTAAGAAAAGATAAGAATCATGGACAAAGTGATTCCATTTTGTTTCAGCAGGTAAAGGAGATCTACCCCTATGCTTATACGGCAGTAGAAAAAATTGATATTTATGTGAAGAAAAAGTTTAATCAGTATTTAACGCAAGATGAATATGCGTATTTAATGATACACATTAACCGCATTTTGGAAAGAAAGGAAAACGAATCATGA
- a CDS encoding DUF1189 domain-containing protein, translating into MNVFKELILSVYDFKSYKEFLKNKRRKVFLAGIILTVIYFALTMIVPFIKFQVKTGGFVKIINDYIPDFELSDGEFWIEKPIEYEADGTYININTNPDHIFYDADEIGEYLSDYYQVFLIDSEKVIVKNKGQIQGQYFSDLNIDFSRDKLMAFVPQAYLIVAGIMVAAFLFMAAFFFFGVLIVALLGMIAASCMKYKLTFGQLYQMGVYARTLPLLLKAIISFLPFSIPMFGIINFGLSVLCIVLAIQKMKEFDLQQPLEVYSEQDNYFK; encoded by the coding sequence ATGAATGTATTCAAGGAACTTATATTATCGGTTTATGATTTTAAAAGTTATAAGGAATTTTTGAAAAACAAACGACGCAAGGTTTTTTTAGCAGGAATCATTCTTACAGTTATATATTTTGCGCTGACCATGATAGTTCCTTTCATTAAATTTCAGGTCAAAACAGGCGGATTTGTAAAGATTATAAATGATTATATTCCTGATTTTGAGCTAAGTGATGGAGAATTTTGGATAGAAAAGCCTATTGAATATGAGGCAGACGGTACATATATTAATATCAATACTAATCCGGATCATATTTTTTATGATGCAGATGAAATCGGGGAGTATTTATCAGATTATTATCAAGTATTCCTGATCGATTCAGAAAAAGTTATTGTGAAGAACAAAGGTCAAATTCAGGGACAATATTTTTCGGATCTAAATATAGATTTCAGCAGGGATAAACTTATGGCATTCGTTCCCCAGGCTTACCTGATCGTAGCAGGTATTATGGTTGCGGCCTTTCTATTCATGGCAGCCTTCTTTTTCTTTGGGGTACTGATTGTTGCCCTTCTTGGTATGATAGCCGCCTCCTGCATGAAGTATAAACTAACTTTTGGACAGCTTTATCAAATGGGAGTCTACGCAAGGACATTGCCTTTATTGCTGAAAGCAATTATATCCTTTCTTCCGTTTTCCATACCCATGTTCGGTATCATCAATTTCGGCCTTTCCGTACTGTGCATTGTACTTGCTATTCAGAAGATGAAGGAATTTGATTTACAGCAGCCCTTAGAAGTATATTCCGAACAGGATAATTATTTTAAATAG
- a CDS encoding beta-glucoside-specific PTS transporter subunit IIABC: MKYQQFNQQMIDLIGGKNNVQAVVHCMTRLRFTLKDKRKAKTEEIKNLKGVIDVVDNNVAYQIIVGTHVNDVYKELIDMLGISAGEDGSQKCKNKNFVKAALDVVSESMNPILEPIICAGLLAAFLSIVSLTGLISPESPTYQIFDALRNAVFYFLPIFMAMSCAKRLGVSPYLAVALAATILSGSINGAEGLTLFTIPLPQITYSNSFIPILLAVWFMGYVTKYVKKIVPTALQYFLTPLLIMIVMLPATLLVFGPLGFYLGEGIIAFFNLLMKYVGSWFVMMLYSALQPFIIMLGAGNFIMPVVASLIASNGYDPAFISSCTISDIAVGGAMLGYFLRTRNSKQKQLFGTVTLSAILGVTEPAIYGVFVKFRRPFVAVMIGGGLGGLFAGVTGVKAYSIAWGLFGLPAYIGTGDFKNLWLMVSAVIISFVGAAIVSYVLGVPSEDDTDKKEDPGEITGENPNFRTIRLSAAAEGRLVQLSEVKDQAFSTGALGKGVGIIPEKNSIFAPVTGEVAAVFPTKHAIGIKGEHGEEVLLHIGIDTVKLEGKHFEVMVNQGDIVKKGQPLAVVDFESIIDAGYDPTVIVVITNTNDYLDVIPEGSKQVHADDQIMSIVLEQE; the protein is encoded by the coding sequence ATGAAATACCAGCAGTTTAATCAGCAGATGATTGACTTAATCGGCGGTAAAAACAACGTACAGGCAGTTGTTCACTGTATGACACGTTTACGTTTTACATTAAAAGATAAAAGGAAAGCTAAGACAGAGGAAATCAAAAATTTAAAAGGCGTGATTGATGTGGTCGATAACAATGTGGCTTACCAGATAATTGTGGGAACTCACGTAAATGACGTATATAAAGAATTAATCGATATGCTTGGCATCAGTGCCGGAGAAGACGGGTCACAGAAATGTAAGAATAAAAATTTTGTAAAAGCTGCTTTAGACGTTGTGTCTGAATCTATGAACCCTATATTGGAACCAATTATTTGTGCAGGATTGCTTGCGGCGTTTTTATCCATTGTTTCCCTTACAGGACTGATTTCTCCTGAAAGCCCCACATATCAGATTTTTGATGCTTTAAGAAATGCTGTTTTCTATTTCCTGCCTATTTTTATGGCAATGAGCTGTGCCAAACGATTAGGGGTAAGTCCTTACCTGGCAGTGGCTTTAGCGGCAACCATTTTATCCGGGTCAATTAACGGAGCAGAAGGTCTGACCTTATTTACCATTCCATTGCCTCAAATTACTTATTCCAATAGTTTTATCCCTATTTTATTAGCTGTTTGGTTTATGGGATATGTAACAAAATATGTAAAAAAGATTGTTCCAACAGCCTTACAGTACTTTTTAACTCCTTTACTGATCATGATTGTGATGCTTCCTGCAACCTTGCTGGTTTTTGGACCCTTAGGGTTTTATCTGGGGGAAGGAATCATTGCTTTCTTTAACCTTTTGATGAAATATGTGGGAAGCTGGTTTGTAATGATGCTTTACTCTGCATTGCAGCCATTTATTATCATGCTGGGAGCAGGCAATTTTATTATGCCGGTGGTGGCATCCCTGATTGCTTCTAATGGTTATGATCCGGCGTTTATTTCTTCTTGCACGATTTCCGATATCGCTGTTGGCGGAGCGATGTTAGGGTACTTTTTACGGACAAGAAACAGCAAACAAAAACAGCTCTTCGGAACGGTAACCTTATCTGCTATCTTAGGTGTGACGGAACCTGCCATTTATGGTGTATTTGTTAAATTCCGCCGGCCGTTTGTGGCGGTAATGATCGGCGGCGGTTTAGGCGGTCTGTTTGCAGGAGTTACAGGTGTAAAGGCTTATTCCATCGCATGGGGCCTGTTTGGCCTGCCGGCTTACATTGGAACAGGCGATTTTAAAAATTTATGGCTGATGGTCTCGGCAGTGATTATCAGTTTCGTAGGTGCAGCTATCGTTTCCTATGTATTAGGAGTACCTTCGGAAGATGATACCGATAAAAAAGAGGATCCAGGTGAAATAACAGGCGAAAATCCAAATTTCCGTACCATTCGTTTATCAGCCGCTGCGGAAGGCCGGTTGGTGCAGTTATCAGAAGTAAAAGATCAGGCTTTTTCAACTGGTGCTTTAGGAAAAGGGGTTGGAATTATTCCGGAAAAAAACAGTATTTTTGCACCTGTTACTGGAGAAGTTGCAGCTGTTTTTCCTACAAAACATGCAATTGGAATAAAAGGGGAACATGGGGAAGAGGTTTTGCTTCATATTGGTATTGATACTGTGAAACTTGAAGGAAAACATTTCGAGGTAATGGTGAATCAGGGAGACATCGTAAAAAAAGGACAACCATTAGCGGTTGTGGACTTTGAAAGCATCATAGATGCCGGTTATGATCCTACTGTCATTGTTGTAATAACAAATACCAATGATTATTTGGATGTAATTCCTGAGGGAAGCAAGCAGGTTCACGCTGATGATCAGATCATGAGTATTGTCCTGGAACAGGAGTAA